In Peromyscus eremicus chromosome 15, PerEre_H2_v1, whole genome shotgun sequence, a genomic segment contains:
- the Rgs4 gene encoding regulator of G-protein signaling 4 isoform X2, with amino-acid sequence MCKGLAGLPASCLRSAKDMKHRLGFLLQKSDSCEHSSSHSKKDKVVTCQRVSQEEVKRWAESLENLINHECEPGFLHQGGDEPEHVRAHDNLF; translated from the exons ATGTGCAAAGGACTTGCAGGTCTGCCGGCTTCCTGCCTGAGGAG CGCAAAGGATATGAAACATCGGCTGGGCTTCCTGCTGCAGAAGTCTGACTCCTGTGAGCACAGCTCTTCACACAGCAAGAAGGACAAAGTAGTCACTTGCCAGAG GGTGAGCCAAGAAGAAGTCAAGAGATGGGCTGAATCATTGGAAAACCTGATTAACCATGAAT GTGAACCTGGATTCTTGCACCAGGGAGGAGACGAGCCGGAACATGTTAGAGCCCACGATAACCTGTTTTGA
- the Rgs4 gene encoding regulator of G-protein signaling 4 isoform X1 has product MCKGLAGLPASCLRSAKDMKHRLGFLLQKSDSCEHSSSHSKKDKVVTCQRVSQEEVKRWAESLENLINHECGLAAFKAFLKSEYSEENIDFWISCEEYKKIKSPSKLSPKAKKIYNEFISVQATKEVNLDSCTREETSRNMLEPTITCFDEAQKKIFNLMEKDSYRRFLKSRFYLDLISPSNCGAEKQKAAKSSADCASLVPQCA; this is encoded by the exons ATGTGCAAAGGACTTGCAGGTCTGCCGGCTTCCTGCCTGAGGAG CGCAAAGGATATGAAACATCGGCTGGGCTTCCTGCTGCAGAAGTCTGACTCCTGTGAGCACAGCTCTTCACACAGCAAGAAGGACAAAGTAGTCACTTGCCAGAG GGTGAGCCAAGAAGAAGTCAAGAGATGGGCTGAATCATTGGAAAACCTGATTAACCATGAAT GTGGGCTGGCAGCTTTCAAAGCGTTCCTGAAGTCAGAATACAGTGAGGAGAATATTGACTTCTGGATCAGCTGTGAGGAGTACAAGAAAATCAAGTCACCTTCTAAACTAAGCCCCAAGGCCAAGAAGATCTACAATGAGTTCATCTCAGTGCAAGCAACGAAAGAG GTGAACCTGGATTCTTGCACCAGGGAGGAGACGAGCCGGAACATGTTAGAGCCCACGATAACCTGTTTTGACGAAGCCCAGAAGAAGATTTTCAACCTGATGGAAAAGGATTCGTACCGCCGCTTCCTGAAGTCTCGATTCTATCTCGATTTGATCAGTCCTTCCAACTGCGGggcagagaagcagaaagcagcCAAGAGTTCAGCAGACTGTGCCTCCCTAGTCCCTCAGTGTGCCTAA